The following proteins come from a genomic window of Pseudomonas cichorii:
- a CDS encoding aliphatic sulfonate ABC transporter substrate-binding protein has protein sequence MTIATTLTLSVPAHAKETLRIGFQKSSTLISVLKSQGTLERELNKKGISVSWHEFPSGLPLLESLNVGNVDLSADVADTVPVFAQAAGARLTYFAQEASSPSAQAIVVRSDSTFKTLADLKGKKIAVTKAAGSHYLLIAALNKAGLKFTDIDPAYLTPADGRAAFENGKVDAWVTWEPFLSSVQRQLPTRTLADGTDLASYKRYYLTTTPYANSNPEVLKVVFAELKKTGEWVKAHPNEAARILSPLWGSLDIATVEAANKRRSYEVQAVQADQLDEQQSIADAFLAAGLLPKAVDAKDVQVWKP, from the coding sequence ATGACAATTGCCACCACCTTGACACTTTCTGTGCCAGCACACGCAAAAGAAACTTTGCGAATCGGCTTTCAGAAGTCCTCAACGCTCATTTCGGTGCTCAAAAGCCAGGGTACGCTGGAGCGTGAACTGAACAAAAAGGGCATTTCGGTGTCATGGCATGAGTTTCCCAGTGGCTTGCCTTTGCTCGAATCACTGAACGTGGGGAATGTCGACTTGAGCGCCGATGTCGCCGATACGGTCCCGGTCTTTGCTCAGGCGGCGGGAGCGCGGCTGACGTATTTCGCTCAGGAAGCCTCTTCTCCATCAGCCCAGGCGATTGTCGTGCGCAGCGATTCGACGTTCAAAACCCTGGCCGATCTCAAGGGCAAGAAAATCGCGGTCACCAAAGCCGCTGGCAGCCATTACCTGTTGATTGCCGCCTTGAACAAGGCCGGCCTGAAGTTCACCGATATTGATCCCGCCTACCTCACACCAGCCGATGGCCGCGCCGCCTTCGAGAACGGCAAGGTGGACGCCTGGGTCACCTGGGAACCCTTCCTCAGCAGCGTACAGCGCCAGTTGCCTACCCGCACCCTGGCCGACGGCACTGACCTGGCCAGCTACAAACGCTATTACCTGACCACCACGCCCTATGCCAATAGCAACCCGGAAGTCCTGAAGGTGGTGTTCGCCGAACTCAAGAAAACCGGCGAATGGGTCAAAGCCCACCCGAACGAAGCCGCAAGGATTCTGAGCCCGCTGTGGGGCAGCCTGGATATCGCGACCGTAGAAGCAGCCAATAAGCGGCGCAGCTATGAGGTGCAAGCGGTACAAGCCGACCAACTCGATGAGCAACAGAGCATTGCCGATGCATTCCTGGCAGCGGGGCTGCTGCCCAAGGCCGTGGACGCCAAGGATGTGCAGGTGTGGAAGCCTTGA
- the ssuC gene encoding aliphatic sulfonate ABC transporter permease SsuC, which yields MSLSASQRTLHRLAPWALPVLLLAAWQLSVSAGWLSTRILPAPSAVIEAGVNLIASGEIWTHLAISGWRAGIGFAIGGGIGLILGFITGLTKWGERLLDSSVQMIRNVPHLALIPLVILWFGIDETAKVFLVALGTLFPIYLNTYHGIRNIDPALVEMSRSYGLSGFSLFRHVILPGAMPSILVGVRFALGFMWLTLIVAETISASSGIGYLAMNAREFLQTDVVVLAIVLYAVLGKLADLAARALERVCLRWHPAYQVSKGGAA from the coding sequence ATGAGCCTTAGTGCTTCGCAACGAACCCTTCACAGACTGGCGCCCTGGGCACTTCCAGTCTTGCTGCTGGCGGCCTGGCAACTGTCAGTCAGCGCCGGCTGGCTGTCCACCCGCATTCTGCCTGCGCCAAGCGCGGTGATAGAGGCTGGCGTCAATCTGATTGCCAGCGGTGAAATCTGGACCCACCTGGCAATCAGCGGCTGGCGTGCCGGTATCGGTTTCGCCATTGGCGGCGGTATCGGGCTGATTCTGGGTTTCATCACCGGCCTCACCAAATGGGGTGAGCGCTTGCTGGACAGTTCGGTGCAGATGATTCGTAACGTGCCGCACCTGGCGCTGATTCCATTGGTCATCCTGTGGTTCGGCATCGATGAGACCGCGAAGGTATTCCTGGTCGCGCTGGGCACCTTGTTCCCGATCTACCTGAACACCTATCACGGTATTCGTAACATCGACCCTGCGCTGGTGGAAATGTCCCGCAGCTACGGTCTGTCAGGCTTCAGCCTGTTCCGTCATGTGATTCTGCCGGGCGCCATGCCTTCGATCCTTGTGGGTGTGCGCTTTGCCCTTGGCTTCATGTGGTTGACCCTGATCGTGGCCGAAACCATCTCGGCCAGCTCCGGCATCGGCTATCTGGCCATGAACGCCCGTGAATTCCTGCAAACCGACGTCGTGGTTCTGGCCATCGTGCTGTATGCCGTGCTTGGCAAGCTGGCCGATCTGGCGGCGCGAGCTCTGGAGCGTGTATGCCTGCGCTGGCATCCGGCCTATCAGGTCAGCAAAGGCGGTGCAGCATGA
- a CDS encoding peroxiredoxin, which yields MTLRLGDIAPDFEQDSSEGRIRFHEWLGNSWGVLFSHPADFTPVCTTELGFTAKLKDEFAKRGVKAIALSVDPVDSHIKWIDDINTTQNTLVNFPILADADRKVSDLYDLIHPNASDTLTVRSLFVIDPNKKVRLTITYPASTGRNFNEILRVIDSLQLTDNYKVATPANWVDGDDVVIVPSIKDEAEIKERFPKGYKAVTPYLRLTPQPNR from the coding sequence ATGACACTGCGACTTGGCGATATCGCCCCTGACTTTGAACAGGATTCCAGTGAAGGCCGTATCCGTTTCCATGAATGGCTGGGCAATAGCTGGGGCGTGTTGTTCTCTCACCCGGCCGATTTCACGCCGGTCTGCACCACCGAGTTGGGTTTCACTGCCAAATTGAAAGACGAGTTTGCCAAGCGCGGTGTCAAGGCGATTGCCTTGTCGGTGGACCCGGTCGATTCCCATATCAAATGGATCGACGACATCAACACCACGCAAAACACGCTGGTCAATTTTCCGATCCTGGCCGATGCCGATCGCAAGGTTTCCGATCTGTACGACCTGATCCACCCCAATGCCAGCGACACGCTGACCGTGCGTTCTCTGTTCGTGATCGACCCGAACAAGAAAGTGCGACTGACCATCACCTATCCCGCCAGCACCGGGCGCAATTTCAACGAGATCCTGCGGGTCATCGACTCTCTGCAGTTGACCGACAACTACAAGGTCGCCACGCCAGCCAACTGGGTGGATGGCGATGATGTCGTGATCGTGCCATCCATCAAGGACGAAGCCGAGATCAAGGAGCGTTTCCCTAAAGGCTACAAGGCTGTCACGCCTTATCTGCGTCTGACGCCACAGCCGAACCGTTGA
- a CDS encoding sulfonate ABC transporter substrate-binding protein: protein MRTLILRRGLAALFAAAVALGAITQAQAEDLRIGYQKYGTLVVLKAKGSLEKRLAEQGVKVQWTEFPGGPQLLEGLNVGSIDFGVTGETPPVFAQAAGADLLYVAYEPPAPTSEAILVPKDSPITSVKDLKGKKVALNKGSNVHYLLVRALEDAGLKYTDIQTVFLPPADARAAFERGSVDAWVIWDPYQAAAEQQLQARTLRNGTGIADNHQFYLATKPYAQKNPKVIQALVEEVRAVGEWSQAHPEEVTKQVAPLLGLPADITLTSVKRQGYGALFITPQVVDAQQKIADTFYQLKLIPKPLRIADVIWTPPAAVAKAQ, encoded by the coding sequence ATGCGCACTCTCATCTTGCGTCGAGGCCTGGCCGCTCTGTTTGCCGCAGCAGTCGCTTTGGGGGCCATTACCCAGGCCCAGGCTGAAGACCTTCGTATCGGTTATCAGAAATACGGCACCCTGGTGGTGCTCAAGGCCAAAGGCTCCCTTGAGAAGCGTCTGGCCGAGCAAGGCGTGAAAGTGCAGTGGACCGAATTTCCGGGCGGCCCGCAGTTACTGGAAGGTCTGAACGTAGGCTCCATCGATTTCGGCGTCACCGGCGAGACGCCTCCGGTTTTCGCGCAGGCTGCCGGCGCGGACCTGCTTTACGTTGCCTATGAGCCGCCAGCGCCTACCAGCGAGGCGATTCTGGTGCCCAAGGATTCACCGATCACTTCGGTCAAAGACCTCAAAGGCAAGAAAGTCGCCCTTAACAAGGGTTCCAACGTTCACTACCTGCTGGTGCGTGCGCTGGAAGACGCTGGCCTGAAATACACCGATATCCAGACCGTATTCCTGCCGCCTGCCGATGCGCGTGCCGCTTTCGAGCGTGGCAGTGTCGATGCCTGGGTCATCTGGGACCCTTACCAGGCCGCAGCCGAACAGCAATTGCAGGCACGTACGCTGAGGAACGGTACCGGTATCGCTGATAACCATCAGTTCTATCTGGCCACCAAGCCTTACGCGCAAAAGAACCCGAAAGTGATCCAGGCCCTTGTCGAAGAAGTTCGAGCTGTGGGCGAGTGGTCTCAGGCTCACCCTGAGGAAGTGACCAAACAGGTTGCGCCGTTGTTGGGCCTGCCGGCTGACATCACTCTGACTTCGGTGAAACGCCAGGGCTACGGGGCGCTGTTCATCACGCCTCAGGTGGTCGATGCGCAGCAGAAAATCGCTGACACCTTCTATCAGCTCAAACTGATTCCCAAGCCACTGCGCATTGCCGACGTGATCTGGACACCTCCCGCTGCTGTAGCGAAAGCACAGTGA
- the ssuB gene encoding aliphatic sulfonates ABC transporter ATP-binding protein, which yields MTSLKQQPPHLLRGIPLAIQDLKKAFGSRVVLKDIDLHIPAGQFVAVVGRSGCGKSTLLRLLAGLDKPTEGQLLAGSASLADAREDTRLMFQEARLLPWKKIIDNVGLGLSGDWRPQALEALEAVGLAERANEWPAALSGGQKQRVALARALIHKPRLLLLDEPLGALDALTRIEMQQLIENLWRKHGFTVLLVTHDVSEAVAIADRVILIEEGSIGLDLVVDLPRPRARGSHRLAALETEVLNRVLSLPGAPPEPEPSSPLPTQLRWAN from the coding sequence ATGACGAGTCTGAAACAACAACCTCCGCATTTGCTGCGTGGTATTCCGCTGGCGATTCAGGACCTGAAGAAAGCCTTCGGTTCCCGTGTCGTACTCAAGGACATCGATCTGCACATTCCGGCCGGTCAGTTCGTGGCCGTGGTAGGTCGCAGTGGTTGCGGCAAGAGCACTCTGTTGCGCCTGCTGGCCGGTCTGGACAAGCCTACCGAGGGTCAGTTGCTGGCTGGTTCCGCCTCCCTGGCCGACGCTCGGGAAGACACTCGCCTGATGTTCCAGGAAGCGCGTCTGCTGCCCTGGAAGAAGATCATCGACAACGTGGGCCTTGGCCTGAGCGGTGACTGGCGTCCCCAGGCGCTTGAGGCGCTGGAAGCGGTCGGTCTGGCCGAGCGTGCCAATGAATGGCCGGCGGCTTTGTCTGGCGGCCAGAAGCAGCGTGTTGCCCTGGCGCGGGCGCTGATCCACAAACCGCGCCTGCTATTGCTCGATGAGCCGCTGGGCGCGCTGGATGCCTTGACCCGTATTGAAATGCAGCAACTGATCGAAAACCTGTGGCGCAAGCATGGTTTCACGGTCCTGCTGGTGACCCACGATGTCAGTGAGGCCGTGGCCATTGCCGATCGGGTGATCCTGATCGAAGAAGGCAGCATCGGGCTCGACCTTGTGGTCGACCTGCCGCGTCCTCGGGCGCGTGGCTCCCATCGTCTGGCTGCGCTGGAAACCGAAGTGCTCAACCGCGTGCTGTCCCTGCCCGGGGCGCCGCCTGAACCCGAACCCTCTTCACCATTGCCCACGCAATTGCGTTGGGCCAATTAA
- a CDS encoding T6SS effector BTH_I2691 family protein: protein MTKKHGTLQERRGARFDKFPSSATCACSLKTADIAIVPVRYALDRSRYDVEPAQLKPLPARGQWSPLPRLKTRSYTLRQLYDGYVYVFDETAGTFHEYSVSASDACLTRIVWTEAHLGRDVRSGDGEGNPYLLYPRRNRLHLAFSPVQWTWRICEHMRSHADSRALWMKPLDLANFCATLNEPGTLPLMTLATAVADIDKNYVVEDKRFADSSIPTAEPEPQPDQAAKSLFTPLGADVYWLGNVPDRCSSLLVALDDPLGVFNDLGMQLAGDQAAYQNWQQEHEHKLQMAQTVTALCGANGELKHLPSWVREDSASTQRYLHEMEEYFDQMDLEEMLTMHGNPPGGSLGTMDMFKSAEMRQMLHTRYGRYPSEDDRQAWKDREKWRREVDLKGARTYLQDNLPISEALLQQVRDTQADFQTWAEHLGSDPLRLFIDTANPKTLLYLQTVMTDLLMVYGQDQQASVWLAKQEARGSTLFGTMRYGFSPGLKEALDQEANALLNGIGDFTNLATRAGELNAALNHQGFADAAWMKKLKQPVQDTFKALRELASGAGKTIAENMLLAWVPVDSRLALGKGQNLGALIRNFMIGQILANTPEMIRINEQIASRLKQWKREWWLLTKQIDDTRFNWLYPHHPRERRNLARLLQSQLEALRLHELKIPSLLDFQNNQYAQLLQDEIRAFFKSGLDVAKDWHTRAKAWSERLGGFGAGITWGVILLNFINTAFLYEDLTRDGDFSGKDIVKVGYSLGYSFNLLMAVFVEAPWAVIKNATPVLIDGKSIGILDRSSAYWKAQGNNAWGDAIRGFRSTVVALGAFAVAAAMLEIWDIWDDHKNARTSEEKTALVVKGFAVLAMGAGGVTQLIAGLTLSRAAVFFVMSTWVTIGILIAGFVYLIASMVLNYFKQDSVGWWLRKSCWSRSPEHRHTDTQEGKLEEKRALLEIQLSPQILIKSTVEYRQKYIGKVGYVDIPIQNGAWIQIRLPEVLRGQCVQLNVISSTRPFGVLPTVEADTPIADAFEKRGKFAPLKEFGRLGSERPPYKSPDLYFPIFPAGEDVIWQTWVPLREEATYIELKIWYPNEVSASEQKAQSYLYQIELSQEGSMVVDGSTLTQLEVSKKSRANALALALPE from the coding sequence ATGACTAAGAAACACGGCACCCTGCAAGAACGGCGTGGGGCACGCTTCGACAAGTTTCCGTCTTCTGCCACCTGTGCCTGTTCGCTCAAGACGGCGGATATCGCCATTGTCCCGGTGCGCTATGCCCTGGACCGTTCGCGCTACGATGTCGAACCCGCACAGCTCAAGCCCTTGCCCGCCCGTGGCCAGTGGAGCCCACTGCCACGACTCAAGACCCGCAGCTACACCTTGCGCCAGCTCTACGACGGGTACGTCTATGTGTTCGACGAAACGGCAGGGACGTTTCATGAGTACAGCGTTTCGGCGTCCGATGCCTGCCTGACGCGCATCGTCTGGACGGAGGCCCATCTGGGGCGTGACGTTCGCAGCGGCGATGGAGAGGGCAACCCTTACCTGCTTTACCCCCGCAGGAACCGCCTGCATCTGGCTTTTTCCCCGGTGCAATGGACCTGGCGAATCTGCGAACACATGCGCTCACACGCCGACAGCCGCGCCCTGTGGATGAAGCCTCTGGACCTGGCCAACTTCTGCGCCACCCTGAACGAGCCGGGTACGTTGCCACTGATGACGCTCGCCACGGCCGTCGCCGATATCGACAAGAATTACGTGGTCGAGGACAAACGCTTCGCTGACTCGTCCATTCCGACTGCCGAGCCCGAGCCACAGCCTGATCAGGCGGCGAAATCGCTCTTTACCCCGCTTGGGGCCGATGTGTACTGGCTGGGCAATGTCCCGGACAGATGCAGCTCGCTGCTGGTCGCCCTCGACGATCCGCTGGGCGTGTTCAACGACCTGGGCATGCAACTGGCGGGTGATCAGGCCGCGTATCAGAACTGGCAACAGGAACACGAACATAAGCTGCAAATGGCTCAGACCGTAACCGCGCTTTGCGGGGCCAATGGCGAGCTCAAACACCTGCCCTCGTGGGTACGCGAGGACAGCGCCAGCACCCAGCGCTACCTGCATGAGATGGAGGAGTATTTCGACCAGATGGACCTGGAGGAGATGCTGACCATGCACGGCAATCCTCCGGGTGGCTCGCTGGGCACGATGGACATGTTCAAGAGCGCAGAAATGCGCCAGATGCTGCATACCCGTTATGGCCGATACCCGTCCGAAGACGACCGGCAGGCCTGGAAGGATCGCGAGAAATGGCGCCGTGAAGTCGACCTCAAGGGCGCACGTACCTATCTGCAAGACAACCTGCCCATCAGCGAAGCCCTGCTGCAACAGGTCCGCGACACCCAGGCGGATTTCCAGACATGGGCCGAGCACCTTGGCAGCGACCCGCTCAGGCTGTTCATCGACACAGCCAACCCGAAAACCCTGCTGTACCTGCAAACCGTCATGACCGACTTGCTGATGGTCTATGGCCAGGATCAACAGGCCAGCGTCTGGTTGGCCAAGCAGGAAGCCCGGGGCAGTACGCTGTTCGGGACGATGCGTTACGGCTTTTCTCCAGGCCTCAAGGAAGCTCTGGATCAGGAAGCCAACGCCCTGCTCAACGGCATTGGTGACTTCACCAACCTGGCCACCCGCGCTGGCGAACTCAACGCCGCGCTCAACCATCAGGGTTTCGCCGACGCGGCCTGGATGAAAAAGCTGAAACAGCCGGTGCAGGACACCTTCAAGGCCCTGCGCGAACTGGCGAGCGGGGCAGGTAAAACGATTGCCGAAAACATGCTGCTGGCCTGGGTGCCGGTCGACAGCCGTCTGGCGCTGGGCAAGGGCCAGAACCTCGGAGCCTTGATCCGCAACTTCATGATCGGCCAGATTCTGGCCAATACGCCGGAAATGATCCGCATCAACGAACAAATCGCCTCCCGACTCAAGCAGTGGAAACGGGAATGGTGGCTGCTCACCAAACAGATCGACGACACCCGCTTTAACTGGCTCTACCCGCACCATCCCCGCGAACGCCGAAACCTGGCGCGCCTGCTGCAATCACAACTGGAAGCGTTGCGCCTGCACGAACTGAAAATCCCGAGCCTGCTGGACTTTCAGAACAACCAGTACGCCCAACTGCTGCAGGACGAAATCCGTGCCTTCTTCAAGTCCGGCCTGGACGTCGCCAAGGACTGGCACACCCGCGCCAAAGCCTGGAGCGAGCGTTTAGGTGGTTTCGGAGCCGGGATCACCTGGGGCGTCATCCTGCTCAACTTCATCAACACCGCATTCCTCTATGAAGACCTGACCCGCGATGGCGACTTCAGCGGCAAGGATATCGTCAAGGTCGGTTACAGCCTGGGTTACAGCTTCAATTTGTTGATGGCTGTTTTTGTCGAAGCGCCGTGGGCGGTGATCAAGAATGCGACGCCGGTGCTGATCGACGGCAAAAGCATCGGCATTCTGGATCGCTCTTCCGCCTACTGGAAAGCGCAGGGAAACAACGCTTGGGGGGATGCGATTCGCGGGTTCAGGAGCACGGTGGTGGCTTTGGGGGCGTTTGCGGTGGCGGCGGCGATGTTGGAGATTTGGGATATTTGGGACGATCACAAAAATGCTAGAACCTCAGAGGAAAAAACGGCTCTAGTTGTAAAGGGTTTTGCTGTTCTTGCAATGGGTGCTGGGGGTGTAACTCAGTTGATAGCAGGGCTAACCTTATCTAGAGCTGCCGTATTTTTTGTAATGAGTACATGGGTAACTATTGGTATTTTAATAGCTGGATTCGTTTATTTAATCGCCAGCATGGTCTTGAACTATTTCAAACAGGACAGTGTCGGTTGGTGGTTGCGAAAAAGCTGCTGGTCGCGCTCGCCTGAACATCGGCATACGGATACCCAGGAAGGAAAGCTCGAAGAAAAGCGCGCTCTATTGGAAATCCAGCTGAGCCCGCAAATTTTAATTAAAAGCACGGTTGAGTACCGACAGAAGTACATAGGTAAAGTCGGGTATGTAGATATACCTATACAGAATGGTGCCTGGATACAAATACGTCTGCCTGAGGTATTACGCGGGCAATGTGTTCAGCTGAACGTGATCAGCAGTACACGGCCCTTCGGCGTTCTGCCCACAGTGGAAGCAGATACTCCCATCGCAGACGCATTTGAAAAACGCGGAAAATTTGCTCCTCTCAAGGAGTTTGGCAGGCTAGGAAGTGAACGACCTCCTTATAAATCACCGGATCTGTATTTCCCGATTTTTCCTGCAGGCGAGGACGTCATCTGGCAGACCTGGGTTCCGCTCAGGGAAGAAGCCACCTACATCGAGCTGAAAATCTGGTATCCGAATGAGGTGAGTGCTTCAGAGCAAAAAGCTCAAAGCTATCTTTACCAGATAGAACTAAGCCAAGAGGGCAGTATGGTTGTAGATGGCTCAACCCTCACACAGCTCGAAGTCAGTAAAAAAAGCCGTGCCAATGCACTGGCCCTTGCTCTTCCGGAATAA
- the tauA gene encoding taurine ABC transporter substrate-binding protein — protein MKLHFSLRLLAALSLTGASFLTQAADFTVAYQTTVDPAKVAQADNAYEKATNSKIEWRKFENGADVITAIASGDVQIGYLGSSPLTAAATRKLPVETFLIATQIGAAEALVARNGSGINTPQDLIGKKVAVPFVSTGHYSLLAALKHWNIDPAKVTILNLAPPAIAAAWKRGDIDATYVWDPALGVAKETGKVLITSGELAKVGAPTFDAWIVRKDFAAKNPQLVSAFAKVTLDAYASYRQDPNAWIANTGNIEKLSKLSGAKTADIPALLEGNVYPLAADQKALLSAPTIEAITKTAAFLKEQGKVDAVLPDYSAYTSAKFIPQ, from the coding sequence ATGAAACTGCACTTCTCCCTGCGCCTTTTGGCGGCCTTGTCTCTGACAGGCGCGTCTTTCCTCACCCAGGCTGCCGACTTCACTGTGGCTTACCAGACCACCGTCGATCCCGCCAAGGTCGCTCAGGCAGATAACGCCTATGAGAAAGCCACCAACTCGAAGATCGAATGGCGCAAGTTCGAGAACGGTGCAGACGTCATCACCGCCATCGCGTCGGGCGATGTACAGATCGGCTATCTCGGTTCAAGCCCCCTGACCGCCGCAGCCACTCGCAAACTGCCGGTTGAAACCTTCCTGATCGCCACCCAGATCGGCGCGGCGGAAGCGCTGGTGGCCCGCAATGGCTCGGGCATCAATACGCCACAAGACCTGATCGGCAAGAAAGTCGCCGTGCCGTTCGTTTCCACAGGCCACTACAGCCTGCTGGCAGCGCTCAAGCACTGGAACATCGACCCGGCCAAGGTCACCATCCTGAACCTGGCGCCACCCGCCATTGCCGCTGCCTGGAAACGTGGGGATATCGACGCGACTTACGTCTGGGACCCGGCACTGGGCGTTGCCAAGGAAACCGGCAAGGTACTGATCACCTCCGGCGAACTGGCCAAGGTCGGTGCGCCGACCTTTGACGCCTGGATCGTGCGCAAGGACTTCGCGGCCAAGAACCCGCAACTGGTCAGCGCCTTCGCCAAGGTGACCCTCGATGCCTACGCCAGCTACCGTCAGGACCCGAATGCCTGGATCGCCAATACCGGCAATATCGAAAAACTGAGCAAGCTGTCCGGTGCGAAGACGGCCGATATTCCGGCGCTACTGGAAGGTAACGTCTATCCATTGGCCGCCGACCAGAAAGCCCTGTTGAGCGCACCAACCATCGAGGCCATCACCAAGACCGCTGCCTTCCTGAAGGAACAGGGCAAGGTCGATGCGGTACTGCCTGATTACTCGGCCTACACCAGCGCCAAGTTCATTCCCCAATAA
- a CDS encoding OprD family porin, whose translation MKKSTLALAVTFGVLAQQAGAAGFIEDSKASVSSRTMYFNNDLREGRNVTDQRETATGLKFDFISGYTEGTVGFGLDVQALVGVHLGGGIQNKTATTQNSFFPMDTDGDSVSSWSRGGANAKVRFSKTELKVGNALAPNLPILVSNDGRLLPQTFEGGIVTSKDLDNFTLTGGQLTGSAGRASSNSTGLSVFGATRDSNEFRFAGGDWKATKDLTLQYYFANLENFYKQHFLGLVHVYQIAPDQSFKTDLRYFNSSADGNNSKNVAGYAFNNNNGYAKNVGEVDNKTWSAMFTYTLGGHAFLVGHQQVGDDGGFVNLNQGNVVDGRGRPEGNGGSSFYLFTDSMINQFNRAGENTTFGQYSYDFAKVGIPGLKAAVAYLRGEDVKGARNTSSFGHEYSEWERDMRIDYVIQSGPLKGFGTTVRHGTYRADEGLNGASDADQTRLIFNYTYAFK comes from the coding sequence ATGAAGAAGTCCACACTGGCCCTGGCCGTAACCTTTGGTGTATTGGCTCAGCAGGCCGGCGCAGCAGGTTTCATTGAAGACAGCAAGGCGTCCGTTAGTTCTCGTACCATGTACTTCAACAACGACCTGCGTGAAGGCCGTAACGTTACTGACCAGCGTGAAACCGCTACCGGTCTGAAGTTCGATTTCATCTCGGGTTACACCGAAGGCACCGTTGGTTTCGGTCTGGACGTTCAGGCTCTGGTGGGTGTGCATCTGGGTGGCGGTATCCAGAACAAGACCGCTACTACCCAGAACAGCTTCTTCCCCATGGATACTGACGGTGATTCGGTCAGTTCCTGGAGTCGCGGTGGTGCCAACGCCAAGGTCCGCTTCTCGAAAACCGAACTGAAAGTCGGTAATGCTCTGGCACCAAACCTGCCAATCCTGGTTTCCAACGACGGTCGTTTGCTGCCTCAGACCTTTGAAGGCGGTATCGTTACTTCCAAGGATCTGGACAACTTCACCTTGACTGGCGGTCAACTGACCGGTTCCGCTGGTCGTGCTTCCAGCAACTCCACCGGTTTGTCAGTATTTGGCGCTACTCGTGACAGCAACGAGTTCCGTTTCGCCGGTGGCGACTGGAAAGCCACCAAAGACCTGACCCTGCAGTACTACTTCGCTAACCTGGAAAACTTCTACAAGCAGCATTTCCTGGGTCTGGTACATGTTTACCAAATCGCTCCTGACCAGTCCTTCAAGACTGACCTGCGTTATTTCAACAGCAGCGCTGATGGCAATAACAGCAAGAACGTAGCGGGTTATGCCTTCAACAACAACAACGGTTATGCCAAGAACGTTGGCGAAGTCGACAACAAGACCTGGTCTGCAATGTTCACCTACACCTTGGGTGGTCATGCGTTCCTGGTCGGTCACCAACAAGTCGGTGACGACGGTGGTTTTGTCAACCTGAACCAAGGCAACGTTGTGGATGGTCGTGGTCGTCCAGAAGGTAACGGTGGCTCCAGCTTCTACCTGTTCACTGACTCGATGATTAACCAGTTCAACCGTGCCGGTGAGAACACCACTTTCGGTCAATACTCGTATGACTTCGCCAAAGTGGGTATTCCTGGTCTGAAAGCTGCTGTTGCCTACCTTCGTGGTGAGGACGTCAAAGGTGCTCGCAATACCTCTTCCTTTGGCCATGAGTACTCGGAGTGGGAACGCGACATGCGTATCGACTACGTGATCCAGAGCGGTCCGTTGAAAGGCTTCGGTACTACCGTGCGCCACGGTACCTACCGTGCGGATGAAGGCCTGAACGGTGCAAGTGATGCCGACCAGACTCGTCTGATCTTCAACTACACCTACGCTTTCAAATAA
- the tauB gene encoding taurine ABC transporter ATP-binding subunit, with the protein MALLQLKRISAQYPGAAEPVLADINLRLGPQQLLVALGPSGSGKTSLLNLIAGFVQPSAGRITLDGIAVEGPSAERGVVFQDDALLPWQDVLANVAFGLELAGVSRAEREAKAREMLALVDLAGFEQRRIWQLSGGQKQRVGLARALAANPRVLLMDEPFGALDAFTREQMQELLLQVWRRTAKPVFLITHDIEEAVFLATDLILLAPNPGHIAERLQLDFGQRYSAGESARAIKSDPRFIETREHVLASVFSQRNLTREQRA; encoded by the coding sequence ATGGCTCTATTGCAACTGAAGCGTATAAGCGCACAGTACCCCGGCGCGGCAGAGCCTGTGCTGGCGGATATCAACCTGAGACTGGGGCCGCAGCAACTGCTGGTCGCCCTTGGCCCTTCCGGCAGTGGCAAAACCTCATTGCTCAATCTGATTGCGGGCTTCGTCCAGCCAAGCGCCGGGCGTATCACCCTCGACGGCATTGCTGTTGAAGGCCCGAGTGCAGAGCGTGGCGTGGTGTTTCAGGACGATGCGCTGCTGCCTTGGCAGGATGTGCTGGCCAATGTGGCCTTCGGCCTGGAACTGGCAGGCGTTTCTCGGGCAGAACGCGAAGCGAAAGCCCGGGAAATGCTGGCGCTGGTAGACCTGGCCGGTTTCGAGCAGCGCCGAATCTGGCAACTGTCGGGCGGACAGAAACAGCGTGTCGGCCTGGCCCGAGCGCTGGCGGCCAACCCTCGGGTGCTGCTGATGGACGAACCCTTCGGCGCCCTCGATGCCTTCACCCGCGAACAGATGCAGGAACTGTTGCTGCAAGTCTGGAGACGCACCGCCAAACCGGTGTTCCTGATTACCCACGACATCGAAGAAGCCGTCTTCCTGGCAACCGACCTGATCCTGCTGGCCCCCAATCCCGGCCATATTGCCGAACGCCTGCAACTGGACTTCGGGCAACGCTACAGCGCCGGTGAGTCGGCACGGGCGATCAAGTCCGATCCACGCTTTATCGAAACCCGCGAACACGTACTGGCCAGCGTCTTTTCCCAGCGCAACCTCACACGGGAGCAGCGCGCATGA